The Psychrobacillus sp. FSL K6-4046 DNA window TCGTAGCGAATCACCACATTGCGAATAAATGCACCAGCATTAAATACGTTTTCGTTGAAATGAGTGGCATAAGCACCATTTGTTGTTTCTAAATGAATGTATACATCTTCATTTGCAAAGCTATTTAATAGCTCTTGTAATTGTTCCTTATTCACTATTTCCATACTTTCATTGCCTCCTAGCATACTGTCTGTTAATAGTATAATGAAAAATAGTTCAGCAAGCGAATGATTGAGCCACCGTTCTGATGGCAATTTACTATACAAGTAAAAACTCGCAAAGCCCTGTTAGACTTTGCGAGTAAGGGGTTTATTAGACTGTAGTTGTTGTCACTTCTGGAGCACCGAATTTTCCTTTAGCGCCGTGAAGTACAGGTCCTACGTATTGGTTTAACTTCCAGCCGTGAGCGATTGCAGAGGAAACAAATTCTTTAGCCTCAAGTACAGACTCAGCAACAGAAAGACCATTTGCTAGGTTTGCTGTAATTGCAGCAGCAAATGTACAGCCAGCACCATGGTTGTAAGTCGTTTCCGTTTTTTCTGTTTCTAATAATGTATGAGTTTGTCCATCATAGAAAAGGTCGACTGCTTTATCGTGGGCCAATTGTTTACCGCCCTTAATCACTACGTTTTTCGCCCCAAGCTCATGAATTTTTTCGGCAGCTGCCTTCATATCTTCGATTGATTTAAGTATTCCCAGTCCTGAAAGCTGACCAGCTTCAAATAGATTTGGAGTAACAACAAGTGCACGTGGCAATAAATGAGTGATCATGGAGTCTACAGTACCAGGGTTCAATACCTCATCCTCGCCCTTACATACCATGACAGGATCGATTACGATACTAGTTACACCAGACTCTTCAATAATTTTACCTGCTGCTTCGATAATATCCTCGGTACTTAGCATTCCAGTTTTAATAGCATCTACATTAGTGGATAAAGCCGTTTTTGCTTGACGTTTAATTTCATCCACAGGAAGGGAAAACACATGGTGACTCCAATTATTATCCGGGTCCATTGTAGCGATGACAGTGAGAACATTCATACCATAGGTTCCATGCTCTTGGAATGTTTTTAAGTCTGCTTGT harbors:
- the thiD gene encoding bifunctional hydroxymethylpyrimidine kinase/phosphomethylpyrimidine kinase gives rise to the protein MSIKKTLTIAGSDTSGGAGIQADLKTFQEHGTYGMNVLTVIATMDPDNNWSHHVFSLPVDEIKRQAKTALSTNVDAIKTGMLSTEDIIEAAGKIIEESGVTSIVIDPVMVCKGEDEVLNPGTVDSMITHLLPRALVVTPNLFEAGQLSGLGILKSIEDMKAAAEKIHELGAKNVVIKGGKQLAHDKAVDLFYDGQTHTLLETEKTETTYNHGAGCTFAAAITANLANGLSVAESVLEAKEFVSSAIAHGWKLNQYVGPVLHGAKGKFGAPEVTTTTV